The Terriglobus sp. TAA 43 sequence ATGGCGCCGATACGCAACGGCAGCGGTGGTCTTTTCACGGAACGCCTGCGTGAACCCAATAAACCAACCCTTCGTCCGCTCCCATGAGTTGTAGTTTCCGTAAAACTGATTGGCACCAAACGAACGATCGCTTCCCGCCAACAACAAATCCGATTCGCCCAACGACGATGTCGTGCGTCCTTCAGCACTTGCGCCTTCACTGCGGTAATCACGCCCCGGAATAAAGCCCGTAGAGAAATCACGCTCTCCTGCAGCAACAAGGCTTCTCATCTGATTCGCAAGCGCACCCGTCATCGCCTGCTGATTGCCACCAAAGCTTCCGCCGCCTGCGCGCAGTCGCAGCGAACTTTCCTGCGGCTTCCACGTACTCACGTGGACCACCCCAGCAAGCGCATCCGCGCCATACAGCGTCGAGCCCGAACCATGCAGCACCGCAAGCCCTGCAACCGCCTGTTGCGGTACCGGCACATCCAGGTTGAAGTGTGATGTCTGCGAATCGTTCACGCGAAATCCATTCAGCAGCACCAGCGTCTGTTCAAACGTGCCACCGCGAATGCTCACGTCAGACTGCACGCCCATCGCGCCACGCTGCTGAATATCCACGGACGCGTCAGAACGCAGGCCGTCTGCAATTTCCTGCAACGAAAGCGTCATCGGCTGCGTATCCACTACCTGGACAGAACGAGCGGTCTGTCCCTGTGCAACGGGCTCAGCCTCGCCCACAACGGTAACGGTCTGCTGAATACTTTGCTGCGCATACGCAACAGAAGATGACACAGCAGCAAACGTAGAGAACAAGTAACCAACGCGGCGCAAATGAACAAACATTCCATGCTGAGTGTAGCTGGGATATGGTGAAGAACACATAGGGAGTAAGCATGCAGGACGATCAGAACCCGGATGCATCACCACGCAACAGTGTGCGGCGAATTTTCTTCGGACACGATGGCCTGCGCGCAATCTGGTCCATCCTGCTGTTCCTTGCGCTGGCGATCGTTCTTGGGAGAGTCACACTCGGAGCATTTCGCGGCTATCTCCACCAGCAGCAGCTTGTGATGAAGAACACAGGCGAACTGCCAGTGACCTTCACGCTGCTCGTGGATGGAGTACTCTTCGCCGTTGCGGCTCTTGTTGCCTTCCTGATCTCCCGGATCGAAAAGCGAAGCTTCGGAAAGTACGGCGTCGACGCTCTGCGACCGAATCGCATCCGCCAGTTTTCTGCTGGACTCGCAATTGGCATCACCACCATGTGCCTGCTGATGCTGGCGTTGAAAGTAGCAGGCGCCATGGCCTTTAACGGTCTTCTTTTGCGCGGCACAGACATCGTGAAATGGGGCGTGCTCTGGGCTTTGGCATTTTTTGCCGTAGCTCTGGCTGAGGAATACCTCATGCGCGGTTTTCTGCAATTCCAGCTGGCACGCGGCGTCGCAGCCATCGCCTCACGCATGGGTCACCGCGAAGCACTTTGCAAACGCATCGGCTTCTGGGTCGCGGCGGGATTCTTCTCCCTGTTGTTTGGCCTGTTGCATGGCAATAACCCCGGCGAATCGCCCATTGGTCTGCTGAGCGCTGGCCTCATCGGTCTCGTGCTGGCCTACAGCCTGTGGCGCACCGGCTCCCTGTGGTGGGCCATTGGATACCACGCCGCATGGGACTGGACGCAGTCATTCGTCTGGGGCGTGGCAGACAGCGGCGGCGTCTCGCAGCATCGCCTGTTGAGCACGCATCCCCAGGGCCCGCTACTGCTGAGTGGCGGCCTTACAGGGCCGGAGGGCAGCATTCTGGTCCTAGCTATCATCCTTCTGGTCACTGCTATCGTCGCCCTCACATTGAAGCCCCAACCCGGTTCTCCCGCGGCAGAATCGAACGTGTCGTCCATCTGACTTGCTGCAAAGGCAATCTCACTGGTCTACTAGGCACATGGCCGGGTTGTGGCAGGCAAGAAACTGGAGTGAGCGGCTTGCCGAGTTGCAGGCCACTGAGACGGAGCTAAAAGAGGCTCCGCTGCGTCGTGACGTGCGTTCGCTGGGCACCCTGCTGGGCGAAGTGCTGCGCGAACAGGTTGGCGACGACCTGTTTGAACAGGTGGAGACGCTGCGTCGTCTGGCCACGGAACGCCGCGAGGCAGAGTTCCAGGGCGACAGCGCCAGGGCGAAATCCGCCCTCCAGCAGGCGTTATTGCTGGTGCACCAGTTGCCGGTAGATCGCGCGTATCAACTCGCTCGCGCCTTTGGCTTTTATTTCGAACTCATCAATCTTGCAGAAACGAATCATCGCAAGCGCCGCCGCCTTGCCGGTGGATTGAACCCAGACGCAGAACCACAGCGTGGCAGCCTCCAGGGCACACTGCGCCGCATGCGCAAAGCGGGCTACACCGCAGATGAAGCGCTCGCCTTCCTGAGCGAGATCTGCATCACACCCGTTTTCACGGCACACCCCACCGAAGTCGCGCGTCGTTCCGTCATCTCCAAGCGTCGCCGCATCGCCACACTGCTGGAAGAGCTCGATCAAATTCCGCAGACCGCAGAGGCCATTGCGCAGCGCGAAGATTCACTGCTCGCAGAGATCACCGGCCTGTGGCAGACAGACGATGTCCGTCTGCAGCGCCCCGCCGTGGCCGACGAAGTGCGCATGGGCCTGGACTACTTCCACGACAGCATCTTTGAAACGCTGCCCCTGCTCTACGGTGAAGTCGCGAATGCTCTTCGCCATGAATACGGACTCGATCTCGCGTTAACGGAACTACCTACACTGGTGAATTTCGGCTCATGGATTGGTGGCGACCGCGACGGCAATCCCTTCGTTACGCCTGAAGTGACGCAGGAAGCACTCGCCATGTCGCGCGAAGTCGTATGGGCGCACTATCGCAAACGCCTCATCGCGGCAGCGCAGCGGGTATCTTCTTCCACGCAGCAGGCCGCGGCAAATCCCGACTTGGAAGCAGCGGTCAACGAATACCTCTCGCAGATGCCCGGCGTATCAGCCGAGCTTCGCGAACGTTTTCTCTGCGAACATCTTCGCCTCATGCTGACGTGCATGATGCTGCGCATGGGCGACACCACCACCATCGTGCGCGAAGAGCATGAAGCACTTCCGCTCTATCGCAGCTCACAGGAATTCCTGCGCGACCTCCAACTCATCCGCAATTCGCTTGCGGACAATCGCGGCCTGCGCATAGCCGAGGAGATCATCGATCCCTTGATCCTTGAGGCGCGCACCTACGGCCTTCATCTGCAGACGCTGGACATCCGTCAACACGCCAAGGTGCACTCTGCAGCAGTGAAAGAACTCAGCGCATGGTGCGAAAATGGCTCGCTTCCACCAGCGCCATCGCCCATGACCGCGGAGGTCATCGACACCTTCCGCACCGTCGCCGCGGTCAAGCACAATGACGATCCCATGAGCATCCGCCAATATGTCATCAGCGGCGCGACCTCTGCTGACGACGTGTTGAAGACACTGTGGCTCGCGCGCCTCGGTGGTGTGACCGCTGAAAAATCAGAGAACGATCCCGGCCTGCTCATCGCGCCACTTTTCGAGAGCATTGAAGACCTGGAAAATGCTCCAGACATCTGCCGTCAGTTGTGGACCAGCGAAGCCTATGCACCGTTGTTGGAAAGCTGGGGACGCAAGCAGGAAGTCATGCTGGGCTACTCCGACTCCAACAAGGACGGCGGCATGATTGCCTCCACATGGAGCATCTGGAAAGCACATCGCGCGCTCTATGACGTAGCACGCGAATGCAACGTGGATTTGCGCCTCTTTCACGGACGCGGCGGCACAGTAGGGCGCGGCGGTGGTCCAACGCATCGTGCCATCTACGCGCAACCGTTGAACAGCTTCAATGGCGAACTGCGCATCACCGAACAGGGTGAAGTACTCAACTTCAAGTACAGCGACGTGGTCCTCGCAGAACGCAGCCTGGAACTGATGATCGCCGCATCGCTCGACGCTTTGGCGCGCCCTGACAGCAAGGCTTGCGGCGGATGCAGCGCACACCTCACCGGCGTCGCGCTACCCGAGTGGGAACAGGCGATGGATTCCCTGTCCGCTTGGTCGTTCGAACAATACCGTCAGGACATCCTCGACAACCCGGACACCTTCGATTACTTCCAGCAGGCAACACCCGTTGCCGAACTGGAACATGCACGCATCGGCTCACGTCCGGCCAAGCGCACAGGTAAGCGTTCGCTTGCAGATCTCCGCGCTAT is a genomic window containing:
- a CDS encoding phosphoenolpyruvate carboxylase — protein: MAGLWQARNWSERLAELQATETELKEAPLRRDVRSLGTLLGEVLREQVGDDLFEQVETLRRLATERREAEFQGDSARAKSALQQALLLVHQLPVDRAYQLARAFGFYFELINLAETNHRKRRRLAGGLNPDAEPQRGSLQGTLRRMRKAGYTADEALAFLSEICITPVFTAHPTEVARRSVISKRRRIATLLEELDQIPQTAEAIAQREDSLLAEITGLWQTDDVRLQRPAVADEVRMGLDYFHDSIFETLPLLYGEVANALRHEYGLDLALTELPTLVNFGSWIGGDRDGNPFVTPEVTQEALAMSREVVWAHYRKRLIAAAQRVSSSTQQAAANPDLEAAVNEYLSQMPGVSAELRERFLCEHLRLMLTCMMLRMGDTTTIVREEHEALPLYRSSQEFLRDLQLIRNSLADNRGLRIAEEIIDPLILEARTYGLHLQTLDIRQHAKVHSAAVKELSAWCENGSLPPAPSPMTAEVIDTFRTVAAVKHNDDPMSIRQYVISGATSADDVLKTLWLARLGGVTAEKSENDPGLLIAPLFESIEDLENAPDICRQLWTSEAYAPLLESWGRKQEVMLGYSDSNKDGGMIASTWSIWKAHRALYDVARECNVDLRLFHGRGGTVGRGGGPTHRAIYAQPLNSFNGELRITEQGEVLNFKYSDVVLAERSLELMIAASLDALARPDSKACGGCSAHLTGVALPEWEQAMDSLSAWSFEQYRQDILDNPDTFDYFQQATPVAELEHARIGSRPAKRTGKRSLADLRAIPWVFGWMQSRHTVPAWYGVGFALERFTREHSDGLEQLQRMMKEFPLFLDMMRNVESALAKSDFGIAELYASLVQDEALRDRVFPMLQEEFDRTHAMLLLITQQSDLLSGNPVLARSIRLRNPYVDPMSWIQVELLRRKQAGTDQPEDALNRAITGTINGISAGLRNTG
- a CDS encoding CPBP family intramembrane glutamic endopeptidase; amino-acid sequence: MQDDQNPDASPRNSVRRIFFGHDGLRAIWSILLFLALAIVLGRVTLGAFRGYLHQQQLVMKNTGELPVTFTLLVDGVLFAVAALVAFLISRIEKRSFGKYGVDALRPNRIRQFSAGLAIGITTMCLLMLALKVAGAMAFNGLLLRGTDIVKWGVLWALAFFAVALAEEYLMRGFLQFQLARGVAAIASRMGHREALCKRIGFWVAAGFFSLLFGLLHGNNPGESPIGLLSAGLIGLVLAYSLWRTGSLWWAIGYHAAWDWTQSFVWGVADSGGVSQHRLLSTHPQGPLLLSGGLTGPEGSILVLAIILLVTAIVALTLKPQPGSPAAESNVSSI